One Glycine max cultivar Williams 82 chromosome 3, Glycine_max_v4.0, whole genome shotgun sequence DNA window includes the following coding sequences:
- the LOC100814846 gene encoding serine/threonine-protein kinase rio2 has product MATPPNDAASTKKPQPIPWTHQETVHLIRAYQEKWYALKRGPLRHNQWEEVAVVVAARCGYDLAHPAKSALQCRHKMEKLRQRHRAEKKQQHSAADALRPGAWQYNALMDDLERGPLPISALAPLYSDEEEDEDDDDAIDDQYDNDGDEGFINIKSKSINCILSERPVRMRSNDRGFLREHVVVVEEEEEEEEEEEEEEEEENENEDDDVLGLSMEMRVFAERFIGMESLKMEMMKETERCRLEMEKKRIQMILESQRRIVDSIGKAFGSSKRVKITQQN; this is encoded by the coding sequence ATGGCGACCCCCCCAAACGACGCCGCATCGACGAAGAAGCCACAACCCATCCCTTGGACCCACCAGGAGACCGTGCACCTCATCCGCGCCTACCAGGAGAAGTGGTACGCCCTCAAGCGGGGCCCACTGCGCCACAACCAGTGGGAGGAGGTCGCCGTCGTCGTCGCCGCACGCTGCGGCTACGACCTTGCCCACCCCGCCAAGTCCGCCCTTCAGTGCCGCCACAAGATGGAGAAGCTCCGCCAGCGCCATCGCGCCGAGAAGAAACAACAACACTCCGCCGCCGACGCGCTCCGCCCCGGCGCGTGGCAGTACAACGCCCTCATGGATGACCTTGAGCGCGGCCCCCTCCCCATCTCCGCCCTTGCTCCTCTATACAGCGAcgaagaagaagacgaagacGACGACGACGCCATCGACGATCAATACGACAATGATGGCGACGAGGGTTTCATTAACATCAAGTCGAAGAGTATTAACTGTATCCTCAGCGAGAGACCTGTGAGAATGAGAAGCAACGACAGAGGGTTTTTGAGAGAgcacgttgttgttgttgaagaagaagaagaagaagaagaggaggaggaggaggaggaggaggaggagaatgaGAATGAAGACGACGATGTTTTGGGGTTGTCGATGGAGATGAGGGTTTTCGCGGAGAGGTTTATTGGGATGGAGAGTTTGAAGATGGAGATGATGAAGGAGACGGAGCGGTGTAGGTtggagatggagaagaagcGGATCCAGATGATTCTGGAATCACAAAGGAGGATCGTTGATTCCATTGGTAAGGCGTTTGGGTCTAGCAAGAGGGTCAAGATTACTCAACAAAACTGA